A stretch of the Medicago truncatula cultivar Jemalong A17 chromosome 5, MtrunA17r5.0-ANR, whole genome shotgun sequence genome encodes the following:
- the LOC11405791 gene encoding uncharacterized protein, with protein sequence MAFRAFRSQSVSTQGAYNLAQKTIEEPVPSKVAQSTVTCLYQANVAGFWRNVSVLWCKNLMNHTLHVTVDSVGGDSQFSCKIDVKPWPFWSKKGYKTFEVEGNHVEVYWDLRSAKFTGSPEPSSDYYVALVLDEEVVLLLGDYKKKAYKRTKSRPALVEAMLLVKKENVFGKKSFSTKARFDEKRKENEIVVDSLTGNSTNDPEMWISIDGIVLIHVKNLQWKFRGNQTVMVNKQPVQVFWDVHDWLFSGSGSGPGLFIFKPGPVEDESEKEGSAVQSCESDDGSLGYHSTLNNATFEFCLVLYAYKIE encoded by the coding sequence ATGGCTTTTCGTGCCTTTAGATCACAATCAGTATCAACACAAGGAGCGTATAACTTAGCACAGAAAACAATAGAGGAGCCTGTTCCAAGCAAAGTTGCACAAAGCACGGTCACATGTTTATACCAAGCAAATGTAGCTGGATTTTGGAGAAATGTCTCAGTTTTATGGTGCAAAAATCTTATGAACCATACGTTACATGTCACGGTCGATAGCGTAGGAGGTGATTCACAATTCAGCTGCAAGATTGATGTGAAGCCATGGCCCTTTTGGAGTAAAAAAGGGTACAAAACATTTGAGGTCGAAGGGAACCACGTGGAAGTTTATTGGGATCTTCGGAGCGCGAAATTCACCGGTAGTCCTGAACCAAGTAGCGATTACTACGTAGCGTTAGTTTTGGACGAAGaggttgttttgttgttgggAGATTACAAGAAAAAGGCATACAAAAGAACAAAATCTAGGCCTGCACTTGTCGAGGCGATGTTACTTGTTAAGAAAGAAAACGTTTTTGGGAAGAAAAGTTTCTCTACGAAGGCGAGGTTTGAtgagaagagaaaagagaatgAGATTGTTGTTGATAGTTTAACAGGTAATAGTACTAATGATCCTGAAATGTGGATTAGCATTGATGGAATTGTTTTGATTCATGTTAAGAATTTGCAGTGGAAATTTAGAGGGAATCAAACTGTTATGGTTAATAAACAACCTGTGCAAGTTTTTTGGGATGTTCATGATTGGTTGTTTAGTGGTTCTGGTTCAGGACCTggacttttcatttttaaaccaGGGCCTGTTGAAGATGAAAGTGAAAAGGAAGGTAGTGCTGTTCAAAGTTGCGAAAGTGATGATGGTAGTCTTGGTTATCATTCAACTCTTAATAATGCTACTTTTGAGTTTTGTCTTGTTCTATATGCTTATAAGATTGAGTAA